The following are encoded in a window of Pseudomonas multiresinivorans genomic DNA:
- a CDS encoding chemotaxis response regulator CheY produces MKILIVDDFSTMRRIIKNLLRDLGFTNTAEADDGTTALPMLHSGNFDFLVTDWNMPGMTGIDLLRAVRADERLKHLPVLMVTAEAKRDQIIEAAQAGVNGYVVKPFTAQVLKEKIEKIFERVGS; encoded by the coding sequence ATGAAAATTCTCATCGTGGACGACTTTTCCACGATGAGGCGCATCATCAAGAACCTCCTGCGAGACCTGGGGTTCACCAACACCGCAGAAGCCGACGACGGCACCACTGCGCTGCCGATGCTGCACAGCGGTAACTTCGACTTCCTCGTGACCGACTGGAACATGCCCGGCATGACCGGCATCGACCTGCTTCGTGCGGTCCGCGCCGACGAGCGCCTCAAGCACCTGCCGGTGCTGATGGTCACTGCCGAAGCCAAGCGCGACCAGATCATCGAAGCGGCCCAGGCCGGGGTCAACGGCTATGTGGTCAAGCCTTTCACCGCTCAGGTGCTGAAAGAAAAGATCGAGAAGATTTTCGAGCGGGTCGGCAGCTAA
- a CDS encoding chemotaxis protein CheA — MSFDADDEILQDFLVEAGEILELLSEQLVELESRPEDMDLLNAIFRGFHTVKGGAGFLQLNALVECCHIAENVFDMLRKGERRVDAELMDVMLQALDTVNVMFQQVRDAQEPTPATPELLAALSRLADPNAAPAEAPAPALAEPVAEEASAAYGDITDAEFEQLMDALEPTADAPAAPVGAGGDDISDDEFEALLDQLHGKGQFSAGAKEPAKAAPAPQAEALAASGGDEISDDEFEALLDQLHGKGQFTGAKEEAPAPVEAVAETKPEEAPAAAGDENITDDEFEKLLDELHGKGQFTGTKEEPVVAAKPAAAALAPKPAAAPAPAAAAKPAAAKPSAAAAAEKPANEAETTVRVDTARLDEIMNMVGELVLVRNRLVRLGLNSGDEAMAKAVSNLDVVTADLQSSVMKTRMQPIKKVFGRFPRQVRDLARNLKKEINLELIGEETDLDKNLVEALADPLVHLVRNAVDHGIEGPDEREAAGKSRSGKVVLSAEQEGDHILLSISDDGKGMDPDVLRAKAVEKGLLDKDAADRLSESDCYNLIFAPGFSTKTEISDVSGRGVGMDVVKTKISQLNGIINIYSTKGQGSKIVIKVPLTLAIMPTLMVMLGNQAFAFPLVNVNEIFHLDLSNTNVVDGQEVVIVRDKALPLFYLKRWLVPGAQHDEPGEGHVVILSVGTQRIGFVVDQLVGQEEVVIKPLGKMLQGTPGMAGATITGDGRIALILDVPSMLKRYARRI; from the coding sequence ATGAGCTTCGACGCCGATGACGAAATCCTCCAGGACTTCCTGGTGGAGGCCGGCGAGATTCTCGAGCTACTGTCCGAGCAACTGGTCGAGCTGGAAAGCCGCCCGGAAGACATGGACCTGCTCAATGCCATCTTCCGTGGGTTCCACACCGTCAAGGGTGGTGCCGGCTTCCTCCAGCTGAACGCGCTGGTGGAGTGCTGCCACATCGCCGAAAACGTGTTCGACATGCTGCGCAAGGGCGAACGCCGCGTGGATGCCGAGCTGATGGACGTGATGCTGCAGGCGCTGGATACCGTCAACGTCATGTTCCAGCAGGTGCGTGACGCGCAGGAGCCGACTCCGGCGACGCCCGAGCTGCTGGCTGCCCTGTCGCGCCTGGCCGACCCGAACGCCGCCCCGGCCGAAGCTCCCGCTCCGGCCTTGGCCGAGCCTGTTGCGGAAGAAGCTTCGGCGGCCTACGGCGACATCACCGACGCCGAGTTCGAGCAACTGATGGATGCCCTCGAGCCCACCGCTGACGCGCCTGCCGCGCCGGTTGGCGCGGGCGGCGACGACATCTCCGACGACGAATTCGAAGCGCTCCTCGATCAGTTGCACGGCAAGGGCCAGTTCAGCGCTGGCGCCAAGGAACCCGCCAAGGCCGCTCCGGCTCCGCAGGCCGAAGCTCTGGCCGCCAGTGGCGGTGACGAGATCAGCGACGACGAGTTCGAAGCGCTGCTCGACCAGTTGCACGGCAAGGGCCAGTTCACCGGCGCGAAGGAAGAAGCCCCTGCTCCCGTCGAGGCTGTTGCCGAGACTAAGCCTGAGGAAGCTCCGGCGGCCGCCGGCGACGAGAACATCACCGACGACGAATTCGAGAAGCTGCTCGACGAGTTGCACGGCAAGGGCCAGTTCACCGGTACGAAGGAAGAGCCGGTCGTGGCTGCCAAGCCTGCTGCCGCAGCGCTTGCGCCCAAGCCTGCCGCCGCTCCGGCGCCGGCCGCTGCTGCCAAGCCCGCCGCGGCCAAGCCCAGCGCGGCCGCCGCCGCAGAAAAGCCGGCCAACGAAGCGGAAACCACCGTGCGCGTGGACACCGCCCGCCTGGACGAGATCATGAACATGGTCGGCGAACTGGTGCTGGTGCGTAACCGCCTGGTACGCCTGGGCCTGAACAGCGGCGACGAGGCGATGGCCAAGGCTGTCTCCAACCTCGACGTGGTCACCGCCGACCTGCAGTCGTCGGTCATGAAGACCCGCATGCAGCCGATCAAGAAAGTCTTCGGCCGCTTCCCGCGGCAGGTCCGCGACCTGGCGCGCAACTTGAAGAAAGAGATCAACCTCGAGCTGATCGGCGAAGAAACCGACCTGGACAAGAACCTGGTCGAAGCGCTGGCCGACCCGCTGGTGCACCTGGTGCGCAACGCGGTCGACCACGGCATCGAAGGCCCGGACGAGCGTGAAGCCGCCGGCAAGTCCCGCTCGGGCAAGGTTGTGCTGTCCGCCGAGCAGGAAGGCGACCACATCCTGCTGTCGATCTCTGACGACGGCAAAGGCATGGACCCGGACGTGCTGCGCGCCAAGGCCGTGGAGAAGGGCCTGCTGGACAAGGACGCGGCCGATCGCCTGTCCGAGTCCGACTGCTACAACCTGATCTTCGCCCCGGGCTTCTCGACCAAGACCGAGATTTCCGACGTCTCCGGCCGTGGCGTCGGCATGGACGTGGTGAAGACCAAGATTTCCCAGCTCAACGGGATCATCAACATCTACTCGACCAAGGGCCAGGGCTCGAAGATCGTCATCAAGGTCCCGCTGACCCTGGCGATCATGCCGACCCTGATGGTGATGCTGGGCAACCAGGCCTTCGCCTTCCCGCTGGTCAACGTCAACGAGATCTTCCACCTCGACCTGTCCAATACCAACGTGGTGGACGGCCAGGAAGTGGTGATCGTCCGCGACAAGGCCCTGCCGTTGTTCTACCTCAAGCGCTGGCTGGTACCGGGCGCGCAGCATGACGAGCCGGGCGAGGGCCACGTGGTGATCCTCTCCGTGGGCACCCAGCGCATCGGCTTCGTGGTCGACCAGCTGGTGGGCCAGGAAGAGGTGGTGATCAAGCCGCTGGGCAAGATGCTGCAGGGCACGCCGGGCATGGCCGGGGCAACGATTACCGGGGACGGGCGCATCGCGCTGATCCTCGACGTGCCGAGCATGCTCAAGCGCTACGCCCGTCGTATCTGA
- a CDS encoding protein phosphatase CheZ: MDFNESAGDFESTLKKHARELVDCLERGDVQTAVQLISELNQARDRGLYQEVGKLTRELHNAIVNFQIDPSSPRAQEVSQIADATDRLSYVVTMTEKAANRTMDLVEECTPVVMHIETQAKELQEDWSRFMRRELGPEAFRDLAKRVEQFLYISAQDSRKLSAHLNDILLAQDFQDLTGQVIKRVTKLVTEVESNLVKLVWMAGQVDRYAGIEHDHESMRDAVEKERSSKGEGPQIAADTRKDVVSGQDDVDDLLSSLGF, encoded by the coding sequence ATGGATTTCAACGAATCCGCGGGTGACTTCGAGTCGACCCTGAAAAAACATGCGCGCGAATTGGTCGACTGCCTCGAACGCGGCGACGTTCAGACTGCCGTGCAACTGATCTCCGAGCTCAACCAGGCGCGCGACCGAGGCCTCTACCAGGAGGTCGGCAAGCTCACCCGCGAGCTGCACAACGCCATCGTCAACTTCCAGATCGATCCCAGCTCCCCACGCGCCCAGGAAGTTTCGCAGATCGCCGACGCGACCGACCGCCTCTCCTATGTGGTAACGATGACCGAGAAAGCGGCCAATCGCACCATGGACCTGGTGGAAGAGTGCACCCCGGTGGTCATGCACATCGAGACCCAGGCCAAGGAACTGCAGGAAGACTGGTCGCGCTTCATGCGCCGCGAGCTGGGCCCCGAGGCCTTCCGCGACCTGGCCAAGCGTGTCGAGCAGTTCCTCTATATCAGCGCCCAGGACAGCCGCAAGCTTTCCGCGCACCTGAACGACATCCTGCTGGCGCAGGACTTCCAGGACCTTACCGGGCAGGTGATCAAGCGCGTCACCAAGCTGGTGACCGAGGTCGAGTCGAACCTGGTCAAGCTGGTCTGGATGGCGGGGCAGGTCGATCGCTACGCCGGTATCGAGCATGACCACGAGAGCATGCGCGACGCGGTGGAAAAAGAAAGATCGTCCAAGGGTGAAGGTCCGCAGATTGCTGCCGATACAAGAAAGGACGTCGTGTCCGGTCAGGACGATGTCGACGACCTGTTGTCCAGCCTTGGTTTTTAA